The Phyllopteryx taeniolatus isolate TA_2022b chromosome 19, UOR_Ptae_1.2, whole genome shotgun sequence genome includes the window acacgcacacgcaaacacactgACACACTTTGCGGCCCTTTGAGAAGTTCTTTTGTTGAAGCCCAAACATGCGCTCGAGTCACGTGATCGACTGCAGGGTGGAGGGCGGCGTCCCAGCGCAGGCTCCACCCAGGAAGCGGGCACGGCCCGTGACCCGCATTCTAaagtcttcttcttcatcatcatcatcatcatcatcatcatcatcatccgcaTCGTCGTACTCAGCCGTCGGGACGCTCCGAGAAGTTAGAAGAAGATGAAGACCATGAAGCCGCCGatgccgccgccgctgctgccgctgctgctgccgctgctgctgctgctgcttcaggCCGCGTGTGCGTCGACGGTGGCGGCAGGTACGACAAAGATTTCAAATTCTAAACGCTCGCGTCCCGATGATGAATGAGTGACAGCGGCGAGATTTGTCGCTGAAAGTCAGTTGGAACTCAAAAGCTTCATCACAGTTCTGAAGCCGGGGGTTGGAGTTCACGTTTGCTCCTGTGCCCGAGGAAAACCCGCACGGTTTCTCCTGCTACTCCGGcttcctgccacattccaaaaacacgttaGCACCTTAGCTTcattgtttgtctctatgtgccctgacaCTGACTGACAAGCTGTCCAGGACGTACCACTGGTCTCGCCCGAAGTCCGCCGGGATAGACTCCATCCCGCCCGCAATCTTAATGACGATAAAATGAGTGGCCGGACGGATTATAATTGGGGTTCTCCACCAGGCGGACTTCGAGTATTTCATTAAGAACCATTTGAGCCTGTAGAACCGACGGAGCTATAGAAACATGATGAACACGGCGACGAGCTATGAGAAATGGATCAATAACTGGACTACACAGGGGGCTGACTTTTAATTAAATGTGACCCACATCAGTCATCGTGATCGATGACCCAATGACTGCCCTCGTAACAGCCGGCAGAAGCTTCACGCTCAACACTTCCCGACGAGAAAAAACAATGCAGAAAAGACACGAGTCAATGTTTTTGGCCATCACCTTGACTTcaggtcagaatcagaatcagaatcagaatcatctttatttgccaagtatgtccaaaaaacacacgagggatttgtctccggtagtgcAGTTAGTAGGTCAGCCGCAAATTAAATGAGGTTTTGGTGGGACTATTGACTCTGACCTGAATTTTAAAAGCCACCTAAAAGATGGGACTAAGTCAGCTGATAAGCATCTATCTGAACAGCGTCTCAAGAATCATGTCGTCCCGGTAGCAGTTAGCAGCACAACAAGAGAAGCTTAAGATCTTTCATTTACAAGGTgcattaaatggaaaaaaataataatacaaatcgCTCAATGTTGGTCGGACCCAAGAGGTGGATGGAGAGGAGGTTGTTGACCGAAGCGCCCTTGAAACAGTTGAAATGTGGCACAGGCTGATGAGGCACTTATTCGGGAGAACAGGTGGGCTGGAGGCAGACACGCACCCCGATGCTTCGTGATCGGCCAGGTGACAGTAGCTGTGGTATGCAATCCGAATCCGAAAGCCATTTTCAAGCCAGACCCAAAAAACAGTCATTAGTTATCTATCGTCAACTTCACTCGTCCAAGATGTGAAAATCCAAATCCAATACAAACAAGAAGGCGGGAAGGGACTTACAGATAAATCGTTGGAGCAAATACAGGTTCAGGTTTATATGGCTGGAGGGTACTGCAAAGGTGGGTGACGGACTGGCCCCGAGGTCCTGAGCAGGCAGAGCTGGTCGAGTAGAGCAAGGAAAAGCTCAAAACAAGGAAGCTACTATTGAAAACAAGCCAAAATCCAGATGGCAGGGGGGTAAGGCAAAGCAAGAGACTGGTTGCGTACTGGTTTCACAAAATGTGGGAGTGTAAACACAAGTTTAACGCTAGAATCAAAGATCTATCCCAGCAAGACGCAAAAAAGCTGCTTCACatgttcattttctgtacattgCACTATTGGGACTAAATCTCTCTCTACACTGGCTTCCTTTGATTCATTTCGAAGAAGAGAATGGTCTAGTCTAGCCCCAAGTAATTATTCTAGTCCAGGCCGATAGTTCTAATCTTGAAAGAAGGTAATATCCCCAAGAGGTGGTCTGGTCCCAAGTCAAGGTTCTTTTCCAGAGAGACTGTTCTAGTCTTGAGAAGAAGTTACTAGTTGCAAGAGAATTGTCTAGTCCCAAGTAAAGGTTCTAGTATTGAGATAAGGTAACAGTCCTAAGAGAATGGTCTAGTCCCAAGTGAAGTTTTTAGTCAAGTGTGAAGGTTCGAGTCTCGAGATTAGGTATTAGTTCCAAGTACAGTACATGGATTAGACCCAAGTGAAGGTTCTTGCCCAGAGAAAACGTTTTAGTCTTGAGAGAAGGTACCAGTCTAAAGAGAATGGTCTAGTCCCAAGTGAAGGTTCTACTCCAGAGGAAGGTTCTAGTCCATCGCGAAGGTTGAATTCCTAAGGGAAGGTTCTGAGCTCCTAGTCCTGATAAAGTACTTGTCCGAGGTGAAGAATGTCATTTTTTGCATTCCACTGCCTTCTCCAGTTtatccagcttttatttcatcttGATTTCCATTTTGTTTCCAAGCATTATTTCTTTCCCTCTACAATGCATTTTGGGTTTATAAACTTGACGGGCCTTGGCTCAGGCCCCCTGAAGGTGGACGGCGGCCCAgacggcggcggcgtggacaccCTGAGCCACTCTCTGGCGCTAGTTCAGCGTCTGGAGGCGCTCCTGCTGCAGGGCAACGGCAGCGACGTGACACTGCGGGTGGAGACGCCCAACGCCGACGAGGTGAAGCTGATGGCGGTCCACACGCTGGTTCTGTCGCTGCAGAGTCCGGTCCTGGAGGACATGCTGCGGGACCGAAATGGCAGCACGCTCACGCTGCGCGAGAGCTCCGAGTGCGCCGGCGTCTTCGAAAAGTTCATCAGGTCAGACCGACCGTCCGACGAGCCACGCCACACACGCATACGCGCAAACACGCACCCATACTGGTCGCCGGCCCACTGGCAcgacacaaatagacaaacaataaactggtcgccagccaacgtCTGGGCCCttacacaaaaacattggacTGCTCGCCAGTCGGTGTCAGggcgcactcacatccacacctacgaacaattgacagtctttgatgacgctaacatgcttttggaatgtgagacTGCAGGTACCTGTACTGTGGCGACCTCTCCCTGCGACTGGACCAGGCCACCCCCCTGCACCGCCTGGCCACCAAGTACCAGGTGGTGGCGCTGCAGCAGGGTCTCACGCGCTACATGACGCTCAACCTGGCCCGCGAGTCACCCTCGGGCCACGTGGCGGGATGGTACGAGTACGCGGTGGAGGCCGGCGACGCGGTGCTGCGGGACGGCTGCCTCCAGTCCATGGCCTGGAACCTGTCCTCGGTTCTGCAAAGCGACGAGTGGAACGGTCTTAGCTCCCAGCTGCTCATGACGCTACTGCGCCGGTCTGATTTGGTTCTACACAGCGAGATGGAGCTCTTTGCCGGGCTGGAGGAGTGGATTTCACACAACCGGCCCGACGGACTGACAGCAGAGAACGCACTGAGGGCGGTGCGCTACGCCATGGTGCCGCCCCGAGAGCTCTTCCGTCTCCAGACCCAGTCGGCGGTCCTGGCCCGCTACAGGGAGTCGGTTCGGGATCTGCTCTACATGTCCTACCAGTTCCACGCCGCCTCCCCCGTGCACATGGCCAAGTACTTTGACGTCAACTGCAGTCTCTTCGTGCCCAGGAACTACCTAGCCCCGCTGTGGGGGTCCTCCTGGGTGGTGGGTAACCCCACCCGGGATGACCGCAGCACCAGCTTCCAGACGCAGCTCGGGCCCAGCGGTCATGACGCCAACAAGCGGGTAACTTACTTGTTTTGTCTACTGTCTGGCTACCCGTCTGCTAGTTTCCAATATTCCTGGTTCCTTTTGCCGTTTCTTCCCACCGTAACGCAGTTTCCAGTTGACTACTTTGAAAGCGAATCAGTGAAGAATTCCCTCCTTCTTGGATCTTTACGTTTTTGCGGAATCACCGGTAACTTCCTAACTGCTGGAAGGTCTAGCTGCCAGCAGCTTTTTTCACATCCCTCGAGTGTCGGCGTATCCGAAgctcacttgtatctcaaatgttGACTCACAACGCAAAGCAAAAATGATAGTTAAGGTACCGCTGGACGTTGGAGCCGGTTCTCGTGTCCTTTTGCCTTAGGCATCGGGTAACCAGTTTAGCGTTGCATACTGGTCGTGGATAAACAGACGACCCGATAAGATGCAGACGAGGCAGCCGGAGATGTTTTAACTGAAAACGCTATTTGTACATGCtcacaaatattttggggggaagctGCTCCCATTCTTGGAAACATTTGGAAAATCAAAACAATCCTTTTAAAAGGAAGCTCACTGAGTAAACATGTTCGCACCAAGAGGTCAGTACAGCCTGGGTACATCCAAAGGTTTTAGCATGTACCTGTATTCCCCCTTTTGGGATCAATGTCCCCAAACCAAAGTAATGTCTGCTTACATTCCTGCCTACAGGAGTGATGAGTTGAAACTTAACACCTTCATGTAAATGTCCAGGTTACCTGGAACGTCCTGTTCTCGCCCCGCTGGCTTCCGCTCAGCATGAGGCCCATGTACACAGAGGCGGGCGCCATGCAGCCCACGCGGGTCGAGGGCGGGCGCCCCCGCATCATCATCACTCCCGCCACCTCCAGCGCCGACTTTGCCGGCGTGAGCTTCCAGAAGACGGTTCTGGTTCTTGCGCAGCAGCAGGGACGGCTGATAGTCAAACACGTGTACGACTTCCACCAGAGCACCGAGGAGAACGGAGACTTCCTTGCCGACGCGGACCTACACCGCCGGACCTCCGAGTACCTGGTGGACGGGTCGCTGATGCTCCACGTGGTCGTCAAACCCGTGTACCAGAGCCTCGTCGCCGGCAAGAACTGATCACCCGCCCGTGCCAATCGTAACCAAACCTTCCCCTGTCTATTATTGTCTTCGCGCTACGCCCGTGTACATCGTCGGTCATCCAGGTCACGACAAGCCGCAAACGTTCAGCAGAGGGAACCGGACACTTCCTGGTTGTTGAAGACGTCTCGACTTTAATCCGAAAGACAGCTTTACTTCGAAATACAAACATCCGAAAGCGATGGCGTCCAAACGTACATGGCTTACGGTCCGCTTCCAGCGCTCTCCAGAGTGACAGAGAAACAAAACGCTCATTCATCAGCCGCACCCGCTCGCAGCGACGACAacgatgacgacgatgacgagACCCCTGTTGTGACCACCCACCAGAGAACATTTTGAAGTAAAGAAACCTTTGggataaaaagacaaaacgtGTTCAACAACGCGGTCCAGTTGCCCCCATTGCACCTTTGCGGTTTCGCTTCGGTTTCTTTCATCTAGAATTAAAGAgggttttgcagtttttgtttcaACGACCCACCTCGCCCGAGTCAGATCATCCAATCAGAGAAAGGTGGCAGTCATTTGCCTTGCGctggcatggtaggttaattgacgcctctgaattgcccctaggtgggaatgtgagtgtttgtacgtgccccgcgattggctggcgtgccccgcctcctgcccgtagatagccgggatagtgaggagaagcggctcagaaaatggacggatggatgatgtGTTTAGCAGCTTTGATGACTACGGAATACTGTATTTACctctggaaaatgaaaaaaacacaatgtgacATCAGGCTGAAAATTGCAAACTTCCCTTTAAGTGGCGCCACCTGGGAGGCCAAGTGTAGAATTACAAGCCACCGAAGCACGCGTCAAGGAAATATCACCCCGTGTACTCTAAGCAACACGACATCACTTTCCTCTGCttcaaaaaaaggacatttgcaTACAAGTAAATGTGACAGAAAAAGGTTGACGATTGGCATCTTTGCGCGCGTTGTTTTGTTGTCGTCTTCCCGCCACGTCGACGTTGTGTTGCCACTCCAACTTATGGtgctattatttatttgtgacTTCATTGCAGATGTGCTCCTTTCAACTCGTTCTACATTTATTGATTAAACGTTACACTTGAAAGCATCTCCAATTGTCAATCAAAAGACAATTTACCGATGAAGTACTTCCATTGGATCTCAGTGtgagattaataataataataaaaaaaaacattactaagGACGGTGGAATACGgataccaggtatcggtatCGGGCCAACAGCGGCCTCATTTCAATGTATCGGGTGCTCGTGAAGGATGCCGACACCGGCCGCCGATACTTAAGGCCAGAACGCCGACGTCGAGTAAGTTCTCCTCGTCGACGAATCGTCGcatgcgtcagaaagaaagaaaggttttCGGTCGCAATGAGCCGTCAGTGCGTTCACTGGAGTTTCCTGGATCATTCCGAACTCGGTATCGGTCGGTCCTCAAGAGTGGACTTTCGGACTGGTATCGGCCTGAAAAGAAATTAAAGTTAACATTGTTTTAACGTAACAGAACTGTAACATGAAAACATGCATTTGAATTTTAGAGATCATGATTAGGATCACCATCACGCGAGTGTGCGTGTGGAGCGTGCCTCGGCGCACAGGCAGAAAGTCAGGACTCCGTGTCCCATGATGCCTTGCGCCCGTCGGAGCAGGAAGCAGCGCGCAGGCGAGGGGAGCGGCAGCCATGTAAGCCCCCGTGCACGCGCGCCAGCTTCTCTGCAGGATTCCTTCGTGCACGCGGATCGTCGTGCACGCATGTGCGCCGCAAGAGGCtccagggaggaggaggaggggggcggCCGACCCCCTGCCCCCGGGGGGCCCCAGCCCAGCAGAGCCAACAAGGGAGGTAAGCGCGCGGTTGTGTCGTGCACGCGCTGCAGCTCCTGCTCGCTCGGTCCGTGCACGCGCGTGAGCAGGTCACTCACTTCCGGTCTGCTGACACTTTTGTGCGTGTACACTTCCTGCTACTGCTGCGGCGTTCGTTCGCGTGCACGAGTGCTGGAAGTGGGCACGAGTCGTGCACGATTTGTGGCGCATTgaagtgtgcgtgtgcatgagtgtgtgtttgtgtgtgtgtggtggggggtcAACGGGGGCACATGACTGCTTAACGCGTGCGCGCCCTCTTGTGCACACGTCAACTGTTGCACAACTACCGcgtatatgcgtgtgtgtgtgtgtcaagtgaacgtacaaacgcacacacgctcacacataGACATGAACACGCGTGCACACGCGCAATCTCACGCTTCAACTCACTccatctctcacacacacacacacacgaacgcaCCGGCATGCAGGAAGTGACCAGGTAGGCCCCGCCCCTTCTTTGTGCATCCAATCACAGTTGAATTGTTCACATTTGATGCTaatgccatttttattttacagatgTTGGACTAACCACAAAAACGCAGATGCGAAGTGTTTGGGAAAACGTCAAACGTTTTCCTTCCTCGTCGTCGGCGTCCGCCTTGCAAATTTTGGTCGTATCGTTTGTCGTGAGGGTCGCGTCGGCCGGCTGCCGCCTCGCCAATCGGTTCGCATTTGAACCCTCGCCGCGATTGTGATGACTCAGCAAGAAAAGGTTTGCACGGCGTGCGTGTGTTAGCCTTGCGTAACATCTGGGACTCGCCGTCTGAATCCCGATTCGCATTGCCAGGAACGAATCACATTCGAACTggtactccttgtactattcccaAATAAAGACGTGTCGTTaaccaacaaatgaaaaatccgaTTTGATCATTTGAAAACTATCACTAGCCTCCTGGCAGCTTTTctatctggggggggggggggtcgcagaTGTTGTCAGGACACCAGGAAGAGGGTACGCTGACGCAAAAGGCTTCTTTTCACTTACAAATGGCTTCCCTTAAGCAGGATCCCTCGCCCCACGCCGGTCGCGGTGCGCTAAAAAACGTCCGTGCAGCTCATCGTTCTGCGAGGATGACCGTCCGGGGGGAGGCGGCTCCGTCAGCGCTGATTCGTGATCGCTTACCGGACTCAGAAGCTACTGTACAACTGCGCATATGTGCAGTAGGTCAGAATGGCGGCGGGCGTAAAACGAAAGGCGGGGCAGTCTTTTGTCCTCGTATTTTATTCTTTGATTGGTTTTCATTGGAATCCCCAAATTGTGACTcagagtttgtttttgttttcgttcACTACATCTGAGCATGTTTTGCACTTTGGTTCATCTCGGTGTTGTGTTGTGGCTGCGGCCCGGAACAAAATTCTCGCTTTGTGGAACGATAACGTCCATCTTGACTCTTGTGAACAAACATTCCCGATTCAAGCTCCACATTTCTGCTGCATGTTCTCACGTCTGATGACGCGTTACGAGGAATCCCACTcgtgttctaggcaggacatgcCCCGCTGcgatatgattggctgctgcgtTCCACCTCTTttcggattcagtgcattgtggactttttctcatattaaaagagggattttgagtgtatgctgtaattattcgtggggaattttttttttccccccccagcaTTGAATAATTAgctgtaaaagaaaaagaaggcataaaatgtacatattgtacagtacaactgtgcattactgtaagTTTAAGAGTTGAAAAGGTGTTGaggagtatagaaagtgtttctaAGAGTACGGTATGGATGTTAAGAGTTTGGGGacattcatacagctttaaaatagaaTTACTACTATTACTAATTTGCAGATTTCCCTTATCGCGGGGGGTGTTCCAGAATCgaacccccgcgataaacgaggatATCGCAACGTGTCCGAGCGGACGACCGTTCCTAATCTGACTCACGGGCGTGCCGGCGGCCCGACGACCTCGACGGGCGACTTTGCTGATGCTGACGTTTGCTTTGGTGTTCGCAGGCAAGAGGAAGCTGGTCCTGCCGCTCCCCAAGGAAGTCTTCCAGCAAGCGCCTCCTCCCGCACTGTGAGCTCATCGGGATGCTTTTCACGACAACGAAAGCGAGGCGCGCCGCTGGCCAAGTCTACGCTCTCGTTGGTCCACTCCCGCCTCGCTCTCCGGGCCCCGCCTTTCAGAGTCGCACGCTTTCcgagtcacagatactacagtgtacaACGTGACGACGGCGACCccgagtggacaaaaataatatgtGCACCCCATATGcctattttgtattggtattatgcATACACTTCTAAAATGTATCTATGAATAGAATAAATACATGGTAGTaattgtgtgtgggggggggtcggTGTGACCCCTGCGAGCACAGCTagtaatcaatcaatcaatcaatcaatcaa containing:
- the btbd17a gene encoding BTB/POZ domain-containing protein 17 isoform X2, with translation MKTMKPPMPPPLLPLLLPLLLLLLQAACASTVAAGPLKVDGGPDGGGVDTLSHSLALVQRLEALLLQGNGSDVTLRVETPNADEVKLMAVHTLVLSLQSPVLEDMLRDRNGSTLTLRESSECAGVFEKFIRYLYCGDLSLRLDQATPLHRLATKYQVVALQQGLTRYMTLNLARESPSGHVAGWYEYAVEAGDAVLRDGCLQSMAWNLSSVLQSDEWNGLSSQLLMTLLRRSDLVLHSEMELFAGLEEWISHNRPDGLTAENALRAVRYAMVPPRELFRLQTQSAVLARYRESVRDLLYMSYQFHAASPVHMAKYFDVNCSLFVPRNYLAPLWGSSWVVGNPTRDDRSTSFQTQLGPSGHDANKRVTWNVLFSPRWLPLSMRPMYTEAGAMQPTRVEGGRPRIIITPATSSADFAGVSFQKTVLVLAQQQGRLIVKHVYDFHQSTEENGDFLADADLHRRTSEYLVDGSLMLHVVVKPVYQSLVAGKN
- the btbd17a gene encoding BTB/POZ domain-containing protein 17 isoform X1, producing MSFFAFHCLLQFIQLLFHLDFHFVSKHYFFPSTMHFGFINLTGLGSGPLKVDGGPDGGGVDTLSHSLALVQRLEALLLQGNGSDVTLRVETPNADEVKLMAVHTLVLSLQSPVLEDMLRDRNGSTLTLRESSECAGVFEKFIRYLYCGDLSLRLDQATPLHRLATKYQVVALQQGLTRYMTLNLARESPSGHVAGWYEYAVEAGDAVLRDGCLQSMAWNLSSVLQSDEWNGLSSQLLMTLLRRSDLVLHSEMELFAGLEEWISHNRPDGLTAENALRAVRYAMVPPRELFRLQTQSAVLARYRESVRDLLYMSYQFHAASPVHMAKYFDVNCSLFVPRNYLAPLWGSSWVVGNPTRDDRSTSFQTQLGPSGHDANKRVTWNVLFSPRWLPLSMRPMYTEAGAMQPTRVEGGRPRIIITPATSSADFAGVSFQKTVLVLAQQQGRLIVKHVYDFHQSTEENGDFLADADLHRRTSEYLVDGSLMLHVVVKPVYQSLVAGKN